Sequence from the Ancalomicrobiaceae bacterium S20 genome:
ATGATCATGAACAGCAAAGACACGACGACGAGCGACGCACCGGCGGCCGCCGCGACCGGGCCTGGTCGGCCGGCGCTGATCGCGCTCGATTGGGGGACCAGTTCGTTCCGCGCCGCGGTGGTCGATCGCGACGGCCGCACGATCGCCGGCCGCAGCGCCGATGCCGGCATTCTCAAGGTCGCGGACCGCGCTTTCGTCACGGTGCTCGAAGCGCGAGGTCCGACCGCTGGTCGACGTGCATGGCGCGCTGCCGATCCTGGCGAGCGGCATGATCGGCAGTCGCAACGGCTGGGTCGAGGTTGCTTACGTGCCCTGCCCGGCCGACCTCGCGGACGTGGCGGCCAGGGTCGTCACCCACCACGAGGCGGATTGGACGCTGCACTTCGTGCCAGGACTCGACCATCTCGGCCCCGGCGACGTGCCGGATGTCATGCGCGGCGAGGAGGTGCAGGTGTTCGGCGCGATCGGCGCGGGCTCGGGTCGCGTCGTGCTGCCGGGCACGCATTCGAAGTGGGTCGACATCGCCGAGGGGCGAATCACCGGCTTCCGGACCTTCATGACCGGCGAGATCTTCGCGGCGCTGCGCGCGCATACGATTCTCGGCCGTCTCGCCAGCGGCGACGGCTTCGAGGCCGACGGCTTCGCGCGCGGTGTCGCGGCGGGCTTCGCCAGTCCGGCGCTGCTGCACACGCTGTTCAGCATCCGGACCCTGCCGCTGACCGGCCGCTTGCCGGCCGAGGCGGTGGTCTCCTACCTGTCTGGCATGCTGGTCGGCGCCGAATTCGCCGGCGCCACCGCCGGGGGCGCCGAGATGGCGATCGGGACGCCGATCGTCGTGATCGGCTCGTCGACGCTCGCCGAGCGCTATCGCCTCGCCGCCGAGATCCTCGGCCTCGCGGTCACAATCGGCCCGGAGGACGCCGCCGCGCGCGGTGTCGCCGCGATCGCCCGCGCCAACGGTCTCATCTGAAACCGGCATTCCCAATCCCGCACCGTCCTGGCGAAGAACGGTGCGGTTCAGGAGCACGAGACATGACGTTCGAACAGGCCTATGCCGCCTTTCCCCTGGTCGCCATCCTGCGCGGCGTGAAGCCGGGCGAGGTGATCGACATCGCCGAGGCGCTGGTCGCGGCCGGGTTTCGGCTGATCGAGGTGCCGCTCAATTCGCCCGATCCGCTGACGAGCATTGCGACGCTGGTCCGCCATCTCGGCGATCGCGCCATGGTCGGCGCCGGAACGGTGCTCGATCCCGACATGGTCGAGCAGGTCGCCGCGACGGGGGCGAAACTGATCGTTTCGCCGAACGCCGATCCGGCCGTGATCGGCCGGGCGCGCGCGCTCGGCTGTTCGGCGCTGCCGGGTGTCGCGACACCGACGGAGGCGTTCATGGCGCTCAAGGCGGGTGCGGCGGCGCTGAAGGCCTTCCCGGCCGAGGCGATCCCGCCCGCCGCGATCAAGGCATGGCTCGCCGTCCTGCCGAAGGGGACGAACATCCTGCCGGTCGGCGGCATCGCGCCGGAGACCATGGCGTCCTATCGCGTCGCCGGGGCGACCGGCTTCGGGCTCGGCTCGGCGCTCTACAAGCCCGGACAGAGCGCGGCGGAGGTCGGCGCGGCGGCCGCGCGCTTCGCGACCGCGTGGGCCGGCTGAGCGCGACCCGGCGCCGCGGATCAGCCGACCGTATCGGGCTGGGCGCGGGCGATCAGGGCCGCCATGGCTTCGCGGGCACGCGGGCCGTCCTGCTTCTCGATCGCCTCATAGACGTCCCAGTGCTCCTGGAACGCATCCTGATCGAGCTGGCCACGGGCGCCCTTGAACTGGTTCGACCACTGGATCGTCATGCCGATCGCCGGCGACATCGAGACCAGCGGCTCGTTGTGAGCCGCGAGCAGGATGGCGTGATGGAAGTCGAGATCGGCCTGTTGCCCGGCGACATTGGACAGCCGCTCGCGCCGCATGACGGCGAGCGCGGAGGTCATGTTGGCGAGATCGGTGGCGGTGCGGCGCTGCGCGGCCAGTTCGGCAGCGCGCGGCTCGACCATGTCGCGCACCTCGTAGAGCGCGGCGACGAAGGACGGGCTCGCCTCGGCGGCGAGCAGCCAGGCGAGCACGTCGGCATCGAGGAAGTTCCAGTCGGTGCGCGGCCGGATGCGGGTGCCGATCTTCGGCCGGCTCTCGACGAGGCCCTTGGCCGCCAGAATGCGGATCGCCTCGCGATAGGCCGTGCGCGAAACGTCGAGCTTCTCGCTGAAGTCGTCCTCGTTGGGCAGGATCTCGCCGGGCGCATACTGGCCGCCGACAATGCCGACGCCGATCTTGTGCGCGATCGATCCATGCAGACGACGTCGATCGTTCGGCGCGTGCGGGGCGTGCGGGCGATCGCCGGGCGCGTTGGCGCGCTCTCGGTTGAACATGTGCCTCATAACGTCCCCAACCCCCTCCGGCATAAGCAGCAATTTCTCTATATACATTTGAATTACCTCGGGATCTTGTCAGGTCGTAGTCGTGCGTATGCCGGACATCGATGGAGCGCGATCTGCGGATCGACATGCACTTCTTCTTCGTTCGATTGCGGATATGACATCGCGGTAACGCTGAAAATTGTCAGAGGATTAACGAAATCCTTCACCAGGCGGGCGCCCCGCCGGCCGTCGGATCGGCCGCGAGGCGACCGCCCGGAACCCGGCGCGGCCTCGGCCGTTGGCCGACATCGATCCCGGCTTCGATCCAGAGGAGACCACCATGCAGACCAGCCCCACGGCCGAGGAACCGGCCGCCCGCCTCGTCGTCGATGCCCGTGACGGGCTCGGCGAAGGGTGTTTCTGGGACGCCGAGACGGCGACGCTCTGGTGGGTCGACATCGCCCGCGAGGGGCGGCTGCAGTGCTACGTCCCAGCGACCGGCGCGCACCGCCGCTTCGAGGGGCTGCATTTCCCGACCGCGATCGCGCCGCGCCGCGACGGCGGCCTGATCGTCGCCACGATGGACGGGCTGGCGGTGTTCGAGCCCGATACGGCGCACTACCGGATCGTCGCGCATCCGGGGCCGGAGCCGGAGGACAACCGCCCCAACGACGGTGCCGCCGATCCGCGCGGCCGCTTCTTCATCGGCACGATGCAGCAGAACATCGGGCCGGAGGGCGAGGATCTGCCGGTCTCGCGCGACAGCGGCCGGCTCTACCGGATCGAGTCGGACCTGTCGTTCACCGCGGTGGCCGCCGACATCGGCATCTCGAACTCGCCGATCTGGTCGCCGGACGGGAAGATCTTCTACTTCGCCGACACCAAGGCGCAGGTGATCTACGCCTACGACTACGACGCCGAAACCGGCACGATCGCCAATCGGCGCGTGTTCTCCGACGAGACGCGCTACGGCTTCCCGGACGGCTCGGCGATGGATGCGGAAGGCTGTCTGTGGAACGCGCGCTGGGATGCCGGCGTGATCCTGCGCCTCGCCCCGAGCGGTGAGATCGATCGCGTCGTCAAGGTGCCGGTCGCGCGGCCGACCTGCTGCTGCTTCGGCGGCGAGGAGATGACGACGCTGTTCGTGACCTCGTCGCGCCGCGGCCTGTCGGAGGATGCGCTCGCGCAGCAGCCGGACGCCGGCGGCGTCTTCGCGCTCGAAGTCGGCGTCGTCGGGTTGCCGCGTAACAAGTTTGGCGGCTAATCCTCGGCTTTCCCCGCGCCGTTCGGCGCTCGATACAAAAACGGCCCCGCTCACGCGGGGCCGTCGTCGTTCGTTGCATTCAGTCCGGGGCGATCACTCCAACCCCTCGAACAGCGCGGTCGACAGATAGCGCTCGGCGAAGGACGGGATGATGATCACGATGGTCTTGCCCTTGAACTCGGGGCGCTGGCCGACCTTGACGGCGGCAGCGATCGCAGCACCCGAGGAGATGCCGACCGGGATGCCCTCCAGGCGCGCCGCGAGGCGGGCGGTCTCGAAGGCCTCCTCGTTGGTGATCTGGACGACCTCGTCATAGACGTGGGTGTCGAGCACACCGGGCACGAAGCCAGCGCCGATGCCCTGGATCTTGTGCGGGCCGGGCTGGCCACCCGAGAGGATAGGCGAGGCGGTCGGCTCGACGGCGACGACATGGACGCCGGGCTTGCGCGCCTTCAGCACCTGACCGACGCCGGTGATGGTGCCGCCGGTGCCGATGCCCGAGACGAACACATCGACGCCGCCGTCGGTGTCGTTCCAGATCTCTTCGGCGGTGGTGTTGCGGTGGATCTCCGGATTGGCCGGGTTCTGGAACTGCTGCGGGATCACCGCGCCGGGGATCTCGGCGAGCAGTTCCTCGGCCTTGGCGACAGCGCCCTTCATGCCCTTCGGGCCCTCGGTCAGCACGAGTTCGGCGCCGAGCAGCTTCAGCATCTTGCGGCGCTCGATCGACATGGTCTCCGGCATGACCAGAATCAGCCGGTAGCCGCGGGCGGCGGCGACGAAGGCGAGCGCGATGCCGGTGTTTCCGGAGGTCGGCTCGATCAGGGTCGCGCCGGGCTTGATCTTGCCCTCACGCTCGAGCGCATCGATCATCGCGACACCGATGCGGTCCTTGACGCTCGCGATCGGGTTGAAGAACTCGAGCTTGGCGAGCAGATTGGCGCCGACGCCCTTGTCCTTGGCGATCTTGTCGAGGCGCACGATCGGAGTGTCGCCGATGGTCTCGGTGATCGAACCATAGATGCGCCCGCGACCCGGACGGCTTTTCTCGACGCTCATCGCGCTCTCCTCGCTCGGGGATCTCTCGATCTCGTCCCCGCTTTTTCATCGCGGGCGATCTTAGGGCGAGGCGCACCGGCGGCGCGAGTCCGGCGCTTGCGCGATTCGGCATGGGATTGGAAAATTTTTGCCGCAGCATCTCCGTAGCGCAACGCCCGTCCTGTGCGGGCGGCCGGCGTCCGCCGATTGGGGGAACACCGTTCCAAGCTTTCGGCCGTGCAACCCGATTCAGGACCGGCCGGTCGAGCCGAAGCCGCCACTGCCGCGCGCCGTGTCGGTGACTTCCGAGACCTCGACCAACCGGGCCTGCACGACGGGAGCGACAACCAGCTGGGCGATGCGCTCGCCGCGGCGGATCTCGAACGGCTCGGCGCCGAGATTGATCAGCGGCACCTTCACCTCGCCGCGATAGTCGGCGTCGATGGTGCCGGGCGCGTTCAGGACCGTGATGCCGTGCTTGACCGCCAGCCCCGAGCGCGGCCGGACCTGCGCCTCGTAGCCGGAGGGCAGCGCGATCACGAGGCCGGTCGGCACCAGCGCGCGGCCGAGCGGGGCGAGCACGAGCGGCGCATCGGCGGGCACGGCAGCGGCGAGGTCGAGGCCGGCGGCCTCGGCGGTCTGATAGGCCGGCAGGGCGAGATCGGCGCCATGGGCAAGGCGCTTCACGTCCACTTTCACGTCCCGCATATGCTCGTCCCCACGCCGTAGATGTCCGTTGCGGCGCTTGTCGACGAGCGGCCGGGCCGCGTCAAGCGGCCCGGATCACGTTGAGGGGAGCCGTACCAAGCGGCCCGGAAACGAGCCCGCGCGAGCGCGGTCACGCGCTGCCGATCAGGATACCGGTGAGAAACACCAGCGCGCCACCGAGCACGATCTGCAGCGCGGCCCGCCAGAACGGCGTATCCATGTACTTGTAGCGGATCCAGGAAATCGCCCAGAGCTCGACGATCACCAGGAGCACCGCGACCGCCGTCGCGGTCCAGAAGTTCGAGATCAGGTAGGGCAGCGCGTGGCCGAGACCGCCGATCATGGTCA
This genomic interval carries:
- a CDS encoding 2-dehydro-3-deoxygalactonokinase — its product is MPAFSRSRTALSSRCSKREVRPLVDVHGALPILASGMIGSRNGWVEVAYVPCPADLADVAARVVTHHEADWTLHFVPGLDHLGPGDVPDVMRGEEVQVFGAIGAGSGRVVLPGTHSKWVDIAEGRITGFRTFMTGEIFAALRAHTILGRLASGDGFEADGFARGVAAGFASPALLHTLFSIRTLPLTGRLPAEAVVSYLSGMLVGAEFAGATAGGAEMAIGTPIVVIGSSTLAERYRLAAEILGLAVTIGPEDAAARGVAAIARANGLI
- a CDS encoding 2-dehydro-3-deoxy-6-phosphogalactonate aldolase, which produces MTFEQAYAAFPLVAILRGVKPGEVIDIAEALVAAGFRLIEVPLNSPDPLTSIATLVRHLGDRAMVGAGTVLDPDMVEQVAATGAKLIVSPNADPAVIGRARALGCSALPGVATPTEAFMALKAGAAALKAFPAEAIPPAAIKAWLAVLPKGTNILPVGGIAPETMASYRVAGATGFGLGSALYKPGQSAAEVGAAAARFATAWAG
- a CDS encoding FadR/GntR family transcriptional regulator, whose amino-acid sequence is MFNRERANAPGDRPHAPHAPNDRRRLHGSIAHKIGVGIVGGQYAPGEILPNEDDFSEKLDVSRTAYREAIRILAAKGLVESRPKIGTRIRPRTDWNFLDADVLAWLLAAEASPSFVAALYEVRDMVEPRAAELAAQRRTATDLANMTSALAVMRRERLSNVAGQQADLDFHHAILLAAHNEPLVSMSPAIGMTIQWSNQFKGARGQLDQDAFQEHWDVYEAIEKQDGPRAREAMAALIARAQPDTVG
- a CDS encoding SMP-30/gluconolactonase/LRE family protein, which translates into the protein MQTSPTAEEPAARLVVDARDGLGEGCFWDAETATLWWVDIAREGRLQCYVPATGAHRRFEGLHFPTAIAPRRDGGLIVATMDGLAVFEPDTAHYRIVAHPGPEPEDNRPNDGAADPRGRFFIGTMQQNIGPEGEDLPVSRDSGRLYRIESDLSFTAVAADIGISNSPIWSPDGKIFYFADTKAQVIYAYDYDAETGTIANRRVFSDETRYGFPDGSAMDAEGCLWNARWDAGVILRLAPSGEIDRVVKVPVARPTCCCFGGEEMTTLFVTSSRRGLSEDALAQQPDAGGVFALEVGVVGLPRNKFGG
- the cysK gene encoding cysteine synthase A, whose protein sequence is MSVEKSRPGRGRIYGSITETIGDTPIVRLDKIAKDKGVGANLLAKLEFFNPIASVKDRIGVAMIDALEREGKIKPGATLIEPTSGNTGIALAFVAAARGYRLILVMPETMSIERRKMLKLLGAELVLTEGPKGMKGAVAKAEELLAEIPGAVIPQQFQNPANPEIHRNTTAEEIWNDTDGGVDVFVSGIGTGGTITGVGQVLKARKPGVHVVAVEPTASPILSGGQPGPHKIQGIGAGFVPGVLDTHVYDEVVQITNEEAFETARLAARLEGIPVGISSGAAIAAAVKVGQRPEFKGKTIVIIIPSFAERYLSTALFEGLE
- the dut gene encoding dUTP diphosphatase; translated protein: MRDVKVDVKRLAHGADLALPAYQTAEAAGLDLAAAVPADAPLVLAPLGRALVPTGLVIALPSGYEAQVRPRSGLAVKHGITVLNAPGTIDADYRGEVKVPLINLGAEPFEIRRGERIAQLVVAPVVQARLVEVSEVTDTARGSGGFGSTGRS